The DNA segment TGAAGCAGCCCAGTCATCCTGGATGCTGCttgccacaaacacacacacaccagaccccCACATCTTGCTGTCCTCACAAGTACTACTGTGGAGCAGTGTTGACTGATGGACATCAATCATCTGATACTCACTGTAGGGCTTCCGGGGTTTCTTTCGAAGGCAGGATAAAACATATCGCTCAAGCTCTCTAAGTGTGGACGGCTTGAGTGTTTCAAAATCAATCTCAATTTCTTCTGGATTTGAATCACGTAGAGAGGGTTCCCTGGCTTGGATGATATGTACTACTCGACCCAGCTTTTCCCCAGGTAACTTATTGATATCCAGGCTTAACTGTCTCTTCTCATCATAACTCATGGGcctgctttcttcctcctcctcagaatCATAGCCAGTGGGAAGGACAGGTGGAGCTGTCTTTTGAGACTTTTTAGGTAGCCTATGGGTAATAAGAAATTGTCAGTAATGAGTTTACACCATGCAAGCTGGCTTGTACAATACTGTAAGACACAGTCTTAAATCCTTACTTGTTGCTACTTCCTCCGGAAGTCCCAAAGCCAGGATGGCTGAGTGTAGTAGCATTGCTACCCCCACCACCTGCTTTCTTAGATTTCTTGGGCTGAGGTGGGCGAGGTGCCCTAGGCCCCTTATCATCTTCATCGATCCCAATTCGGCCACGATGTTTCTCTGCCTtccgtttcttctttttttcctttttctctctcttccgcTTGGGCTTAGATATTGGGCCCTGGGACAGGGCAGCCAGTTGTTCATGAACTGCCCGAAGCTATACAGGAAAAAGGTGAAATTGTTGATCCCAATTGTTTCTTGGTCTTAACTTAGTCCAAGTTCTTACCCAATTACAGAGCACAACACAATGATCTACCTGCTCCTGCAGCTCTGCTAGGCGAtgagccctttcctcctcagagTCTGAGCTTTCACTCTCCTCCTcgtcctcatcttcttcctcctcctcctcttcctcagaggaACTCTCACTGCTACTTTCCTCACTGGAGGACTCTGAAGAGGATTTGGTCAACCCAGGAGGCAAGGCAGTAGAGACTGGTAGAGGTCCTGGTTCCAGTGGCTCATCTGGCATCTTGGCATAGCGAAACTCAAACACATCCTAAAAAAGACAGGGAGACTCAAAACTGTGTTTAATGCCCAGCCACCCAGCACACCAGCTCCAACTTGATAAAAGATTGGCAAAGTCTTACAAGTTTAAAGcacagcaaaaattaaactctccCCATAGGCAGTTACTGTGGAGTAAATTCAACTGCAGCTCTTAAGCTCACCTGCAACTTTCGTGCCATAGCCACAACATCGTGGTCTGGAGGATTGTACTTATAGCAGTTGGAGAACATAAGCCGTACATCAGCAGCAAACTCCTGTGCATCCCGGTAGTCACGGTTCTCCATCTTCCGCTGCAGAAGGAGGCAGCATGAGAAGCTGCACAGGCAGAGTCTCATCTTTCCCTGCCAACCCGACTCAAGCAGCCCTCTCTTGAAACAAGTGGGGATGACCTTAGGGATCTGTGCCCTGGGGTTCAAGTTTGAAGTCCAAAGATTTGGGGTAGGTTTGAAGAAATATCTATGtctagaagaaaacatttctaagtgACCAAGGCCATCTCTCTCCCATTACATTTCCCTAACCCCAACTTATCCTTAACTGTAAAAAACAAGGACTTCAAAGTATGTGACTTTGTACAACTTTGTAAGATACACAGAATGAAAAACTGCCATGTTCCCATGAGGAGACATGGGTATTGCTTTATTGGTCCCCAGGCTCCAGCCCCTGCCTGAGCAGCCCATCTGCCCCATGCAGTGGGTACCTTGACAGTGCTGAGGTCCATGGGGTGTTTAATGATGTCATGGTAATCATGAAGGCCAAGAGCAGAAGCGTCCACTGGCTTATAGAAGGGCCAGGCGTAGGCAGCGTGCTTCTTTGAGAGCAGTTCCTTCAGGATGCCGTTGCAGTGCTTTAACTGCTCTGACAGCTTCCCTTTCTTAGAGCTCTGGTGTTGCTGTTGCGAGTCAGGCAAGTCTTTTCGTGGGGGTTTGATTGGGCGGCCACTCTCTCTGCGCATAGGAGGGAGCCTTGCTGCCTTTGGCTCAAGACTCCCAGGAGGACTAGCTGGGGAACCAGGAGCCAGGATGGCTGTGGGTGTAGGGGTGGTAGTATCCGCTTTCCGTTTAACGCCTTTTTTCTGTAGTAGAAAGATGGAGGGAATCAGTCATTCTGGTCCATTTCTTTTAACCCCTTTCTTCCTAGTCATCCTGAACAATCAACCTACTGATGTATACCTTGGCAAGGGGCTGAGCTGGAGGCGCTGCTGATACAGCAAGGAGTGGGGGTCCAGCAGAATGCAGGGACttaagaagaggagaagagatgaCTGATGGGTGGGGAATGTTGAGGACAGTGGTAGGTATTTCAGGTGGTGGTGTATACAGGGCTGTATGCGACACAGAAGAGACAGCAGGCACCTGATGGGCACTGGTAATACTGCCCTGGAGTGCtacaaaacagtaacaaaagaCAGGTAAGTGTTGCTCATTTGTATCTTCAGGTCACCTGAATAGCTTTGTCTTTAGGTCACCACTTCCTACCTGCTAACTTGGCCCCCTTCTTATGGCTGTTTTTAGGGATGGTCACCACAAGCTCTTGCTCCTCTTGTGGCATGGATGCCACTTTCTGTAGGAAGATCTTTTCCAGTGTCTGTGCCATTAGGACAATATCATCGGTGGGCTGCAGGAACAAGCACAGAAACCTTCAATTGTTAGCACAAGCACCACATCCCCACAACAATTCCCAGCTCCAGGACACCATACCCTCACTAGTACTTAAGGTCATCACACCACACTAACCCCTACAACCTGAAAATACGAGAGCAGAGCTTCTGAGTTACAGATCCCGCTTTTCTCAGGTCTCTGGAGCTTTCTGAGAAACAGGGCCACCATCCCCAAATATGAAAATGTGTTCTACTTAAATAACTTAATTATAGGAACACTGAAGCCACAGCTAACAACACAATTTGGAGGTCAGGCCTCCTTAGACCTTAACTAGTTGGATAGCACTTTCCAGCCCTGTTGGGACTAATGACCAGTACTGCCTTTCAGCAGCTACTATATAAGCTTACCTTGTTATAAATGTAACAGTTGGTAAACATAGTATTAAAATCCTGCATACATTCTGAGGCAGCCCAGTAGTAATTGTTTTCAAGTCTCCTCTTGATAGTACCCATGTCCATAGGCTGTTTTATAATTTTGTgataatcctaaaaaaaaaaaaaaatccagttgaGAGCCACAGGAAAATGTCTATGGTAGGGCAACTACcaacagacaaaacacacacacccacacgcaCACCCTAGCTATTAAGGAATATTGCCCACACTGCGGCCCCAATTAAACTAGTCTAGAAAAAGGTAATTTAATTCCCACTAGGAGGTTCCTGATACCTTTTCTCTAGCCACCCACCTCCCACCCACGCTGCAAACTTCCCATCCTGTGACATTACCTCTGGGGATGGCTATCCATGGGCTGcatgagggaaaggaagaagctaAGAATTTTGGCCACCGTGGTCCTCTCCCAACCAGGGGTGGGAATCTGTAAAATGGAGCCAGGGCACAAAAGTTAAGGGACACATGGAGGCAAGATGAGAAATGCCAAGATAGAGATAACAAGCACAAAGGACCAAGAATCTACAACTCTGGTGGCTATTTGCTCTAAGAGAATGGGAACTCCCTAGGGGCCGCAGCACCTATGCTAggtcacccacccccactcacgcATTCCAGCTCATGCCCATCCAGCCTCTTACTCACCGGCAAACCCAGCTTCACAGCGTCCACAGGCTGCCGGAATGGCCATGCAAACTGATGCTTCCACAGAGCCTTCATCACTACCTTGTGCAGGTACTGCAGTTGGTTTGTTACCCGTCCTGGCTTTTTGGGATTGGACACCTCAGGGGGTGGTGGATTGGCAGGGGCCAGTTGTAAAGCTGGTACAGAAGCCATTGTGGGGCTCTCAAATCCCTCATACAGCAGAGAAGGCTTTCGAATCCTTTTCCCTGGTGCTGCTGCCTCTGGGCCCAGCCCCAATAACCCTGCATTCCCTTCCCCAGGGAGCCTGCAAAAAGGGGAAGCAGAATTAGATGTGGTAATAACATGAAAGATCAAGAAAATGTTGCTAACTTGCACTATGCAACCCTGCAAAGCCagactggctgggcagtggtagcatacacctttaatcccagcacttgggagccagaggcagacagatttctgcctggtctattcagagaaaccctgtctccataacaagtaaataaataaaaagcagtgAAGTGAATTGCAACCAGCCAAGAGTTAACAATAGTTTTTGTCCATCTTTAGCTTACACTGGGTAGTTTGACGAGCTGCTTggttaaaataaatacaaaaccaaTGTCACATGACAACTCTAGCCTTATGGAGAAGAATCTGAAACAAAAATGGGTGGAGCTAAGAAAGTGAAGCTTCATCCTCACTAGGGACTTAATGGTTGCCATGGTGGTTGAGACAGAGAGGAcagtgaagaaaaggaagaataaatcTTAATatcaacacacctaaaagaacTCATCATACTATCTTTTTCAATCTCTGGGGGGGCTTCAAGACCATAATAGGAACCAGACAAAACCAACCTAACCTCAACTAAACGAAAGGAAGCATGTCAAATATCCCTTCTATAGTAACTGCCAGACCTCCATCAAGTATCAACCAAACAAGTCTCCTTCAAAAGGCACAACAAAAAGCACCCTACAGTCAAGGTCAGCGTCAGCAAGTCCTAATTTTGATAGCACGCCCCCCCCCTTACAAAAACAGTGTCCCTAGCGACTCCCACTGTCCCTCAGACTAAAGGCTAACAGAGGTTCCCATCACCACACAGGCTCCCTGTGGTTAGTCTAGACCAGGTGTTTCCTAATGGCTAAGACACTAGACTCAGATCTCATTGTTTACATCTGCAGTGAACTGAGCCCTGAGTCTCCgaaccaccctcctccccactgaATGAAGCTCAACGTTATCCAAACACACCCACCGCTGAAGGAAATAAGACCTTCAACGGCAGCCTGTACCTATGTACCAGAAACCTAGTCTTGGGCGTGATGACCCCTCCACCCTGTGGGAATCCCCCTGGCAAACCCTCAAGCTGTCACCATGGCAACTCCACGGGCACTGAAGCAGCCAAGAAGACCCCCCACAAGCACGATGACAAATCAAGGCTGGATCTGCGCACACACCCCCACCACCCTGCAGTCCAACTCGTCCTGGCCGAATGGGTCTCCGCGTCGCGGAAACCGACAGGCTGCTCAGACGCAGTACCTGGGCCGCCGCCACCGCTTCAAAACCGTCGCAGCCCCCTCCGCGAGCTCGCGTCAACAGCTGCGGCGCGGAAGCGCGCCTCGCCCGCCCGCCGCTCCCCGGAACGccgccccccaacccccctcccacACACGGTTGGCGGAGACGTACTTGTGGGGAGTCACGTTTTGCAGCATCTTGACCTCAGGGAACCGCCGCCGCTCAGCTGCGTGAAGTCCGGGTAGCCTCGGCTCCCCTCACCGCCGGGCCCAGCATAACccgggaagtggggggaaggccGCTGCCCTTGGCCCTCCAGGCGTCAGCCTCGTTGCGGGACCGGCGGGAACGCTGTCTCCTGCGCCGTCCTCCCCGCAACTCCGGCAGCTTTGCACGCTCCGCAGGCGGCGACAGCAGGAAAATGGCGGCGGCCTCTGCCGGCCGGCGAGCCACAGAAGAACGCAGTCTGCAAACCCGGCAGTCCCCGAAACTGGACACCGTCGTCAATTCGGCCTGCCGCCGGTGGACAGGGGTCCCCTCTTCCCGCCGCGGTCGCCGGGGGGTCACGAGAGCCCCGTCAGACCTCCGATGGAGGCGGATGAGCACCAAAAAGGGGTTTCAGAGAGCCGCCGCCTCCATCTTTGAAATCCTCTTGAGGGCGGAGTAGAGGGGTGGACAGACACCGAGGACTGGGCGGGGCCCGAGAAAGGGGAGCCTCGGGGGCTTCTATGGGGTCTGCACTGTCCGCCGGGAGCGGTCGCGGGCCGGGACGAAGTCCATTTCCAAGCGGATGGACGTGGATTGTACTGGCGGCCCGCAGAGGCTCCGAGACGCTGGGTCAGTAGGCGCAATCCTCCAGCTCGTCCTAGAGGCTGCTCCACTCCAGCGCGAAATGGCGCCGCCGAGCCCCGCGCCAGCGCTTTATATATAGCCGGAGGGGCGGAGCTTCGCTGCTCATGCGCGCCACCCTGCTCGCGAGCTCCCCCGCCCCCTCCGCGCGTGCTCGCCCGCTCACGCGCCTGGAGAAGCAAAGGCGAGGGGGCAGGCCCGCCTCTTCGCGGGAGCCTTTCCTATTGGTCCGCTCGAAGGATGACGTCacaaactccagttccaaggcgtCGATTATCGGCAGCAGAGTGCCGCAGAGAGCCAAGGCGAAAAGGCACCCCGCCATGTCTCCGAGCCAATTGGCTGCGCCGTGGCTTGGCGAACCCTGGGAGAGATGGAGGCCGAACGGCGTGTAGGCGCCATCTCCCCGGGGCCTGCAACACGCTGTCCCCACCTCCAGGTCTGACGGAGCCTTCCCGGGCTTGCACACACCGAATCTCTGCCGGTCGCCCGCGGCAGGCTGGTCGCGCCATTTGCAGCTTTTCCATTGGCGGCGCGGGCGGGGCGCAGAGTGGGACGTGTCGCGCGGGCGGGGCCGGCGAAAGGTTCTTGGCTGCGAGGCCGCCGCAGTGGAGAATCTGAAACAAGGAAGACAGACGCCATCTTAGAAGTCGCGGCCTGCTTCTCGGCTGAGCGCTCCACAGTAACCCCGCGACGCGATCTAACGTCCCCTGATCCAACACATGACCGGAGCGTTCCAAGACTAACCTCGTCTTCCCCGAACCAAAGTAATCAGATAGCAAAGGCCACGCTCTGCCCTAAAATCCTCAGCTCTAAAGATGCGAGGCCACCCCGAGTGTTTACTGTCTAGCCAGCCCCGGGGGCTCATACCCTGCCCGCCCGCCCGCATTTGCAGATTCTCGCGCACTTACCCGCCTTAGGAACGCACAAGGCGTCCACATGCCCTAAAAGCCGATCTCGGCAAACTTTCCCGGCGTCAGGGTGAGGAGAGCGGGCGCAGCGCACGGCTCCTTGGCCCCATCTCGCCCCAGCGTGGGCGAGCTGACGCCCCCCGCCCCCATCGGGCTGGGAGTCCTCCCCACGGAGCGCCTCTTCCATCGGTCAGCGCCAGGGAGGAGGGCGAGccgaggaggcggcggcggcgctgctctgcagccctcctccctcccctcccccccgcaGCCGGACGCCTCCGAGGAGGGGCAGGAGCCATTTTGGGAGCTGTctcgccccctccccctcccctacgCTGTCTTGGGACTCGAAACAAGACTTAAGTAGGAACCACCAGCCAGTTCTCAAGGTCAGATGGCAAAAGCAACTCTGGGGTAGCCCCTCGCGCGAAAGTAAAAGCGTCTATCCCCCAGAACACACCTCTCGCTCCCAAACTCCCCTTTCCCTGGCTAGGAAGACAGGTGTGCACGTCTGGGCAAGTAAATTAACGTTGGTGAGGGGCTGTAAGGCGGGCTCACCATTCCCCAATTATAGCCCCAACTGGCCTAGGTCCTAGAACTGCAACCAGGCGACCCTCCCTCCACATGAGCCCTCGACCTCGAACCTCGGTCACTGCACTTAACATGGCGGCCAAGCTCCCGTCTTCTGGACCGCAAGATAAGCGCAGACCCCGCAAGGGGTAAGTGCGCCTTGGAAGCAGAGACCCTGCACTCCCCGCCGGGAACCAGGCCCGGGTCGCCCGAGTGCGCGCGGCCCCGCCCGGGTGGCTGCGGCGAGCAGGGCAATGACACAGCAACTTTAGaggtctctcccctccccctggcgGCCCGGCCTCCAAACTGGATTTTCCGCACCTGGGCCTGGCGGGTCCGGGCCGAAGCccgacgggggtggggtgggggtggggagagaactCGGGGAGCGGGGAAACTGCTGGGCCTTAGAGAGAAAGGGTAGCCAGACGACGCTCCCGTTTCCCTGCATTCCGGAAAATCACTGCGCCCCAGTCATTCCcagccctccctgcccccacatgAGTCACAGGGGAGGCTGCTGCTACTTAGTAATTTGGAAAAGtaactctttcctcctttccgTTCCCTCCCCCGCAGCACACAAGGAGGCAACTGTtccaggcagggggaggggaggagggcagcAGTAGAGCATGCCACCCGGAGAAACCCTAGACCTCGGAGACTGGGAGGCTCGGACCACGCTGGCTCTCCcctcccagcacccacctcaggCCAGGACTGCGCTCGCAGGCGGCCCCCAGGCTCTGGGCCGGTGAGCCCTCCCCACCCTGGGGCAGAGACAAACAGCTAAGAGCCCGGAGGGGATGCGCAGCTGGGAACAGCAGGCCCCACAGGCCGCGTCCTCGTGAAAAGCACACAAACTCGACCGAGCCTCCATCACGCCATGTGACGATGGCGAGCCTGCTACCCTTGACACAAAGGGAGCTTAGGGAGTCCCTGGGGAGGCAGGGAGTCGGCGCCAGGGAACCACACCAGTTCACCTCCAGAGCTGCCAACTCCTAAGCTCTCGCATCCCACGACCAACACTCACACTCAGCCTACGGGGTCGCCCTCCCCTCGCCCGCCCAAAACATCCCATCTCACCTGGCTCCCGAttcctgtccccccccccaccccccggtgACGGGTGCATGGGGCACAAGCCACCCTCGCCCCTTTGCCCTCCGATGGGTATGTAGGCACGAGGTTggccattcccctcccccacacagtgGCCCTCTTGCGCTGGCCCCAGTCCACACTCCCATTGGCTGTCAGGTGTTTGAAAGACAAGTCTTTCCCCCTTGGGATTTTTCTCCTGAACCCCAAGAATTCTTCCCACTCCCCACCTTTACTTATGCATTTAAATGACCGATGGCGTCCCCGCCCCAGGGGCCCCTGCTCACCTGGATCCAGGAGCCACGGGGGGGCCCTCGAAAGTCGCCCTCAGCCCGGCTGGGGGGGGAGCAAGGAATCCGGGGTGTCAACCCCCCCCCGGAAGCCGAGAAGGCGTTGGGGGAGGGGGCGtagcccccagcccctcccttccctagccgctgggggtggggggaaaagcATCGGGGCCGCGCGGCCACGTCAGCAGCGCTCCGACTGGCTGGGGCGGGTCACGTGTCCGCCCCCCCTACGGCCACGAGGGCGAGGTTTCCGAACACTGCGGAGGGTCGTGAACGGGGTCACAGGGACTGCAAGGCCCAGACCTGTGTCCCGAGACCCCAGACCTCGCTAAGGCTGTTGCCTCGCCAGGTCCCCGGCCTCCCTTGCGCCTGTGGTCGCCCCCGTCCCCCCCACTCGCCTCTCGGTACGAGTTCAGCATGGCTGCCGCAGCCCCACGAAACACATAGCGCATGCGCAAGGGTGTGCCTggtctggggggaggggaggcacggGTCGCGGGGAGAGCCGCGGTGCGCAGGCTCAGTGCGCCCCGAGCCTCGGGGCCACCTCGTTGAGCGATGGGTGTGGCGGGAGCGCGCGGGCCTGCGCCCCGGTggcctcccccccctccccaccgcGGCGGGGGGAATAGGTTCTTCCGGCTCCGGTCTGAGGCGTTGCCTGGCACTTTCTGGCCAGAATCCGCGGGGCCCCATGCTGTGGTCCCAGGAGGCACGCGGGTCCTGGCTGCAGCAGCGGGACTGCAGGGCGAGCCTCCCTGGAACGGTGGGGGTCCGCTTGGATGTTGCACGCTCGATTTGACGTTTTAATCGGGAGGAGTTGTGGGGTTCCTCGAATTTCttaaactgtttcttttttttttcctctatgagACTTGAAAATACCCGAATCCTGCCTTCGAAGTATACCACCCGTGTTTCTTTCTCTGATCGTGTACAGGTAGACCATTTATTAACATAGAGTTCTACTTCGTCATTTCTGCTCGTTTTGATCATGATTCTTTCCTGACATTGTCTatactctgtttctgtttctgtgacctGCCTTACTAGTTTGTTTCTCAGTCTTGAATTCATCCTACTAAAGTTTAGAGTGACAACTTAAAAACAATGCAGTTGACTTAAAGTGCGAAGCTCGCGTTTATCTCTgttgtcttttgtctttgaagGTATGGTCTGGATTTACACTCTGCACCAGCAGCCCACCTGTATTCTCCGTGTGTAGAACAGGGCATGTCTCTTATTTTATCGGGGCTTCTCAGTTGAAGGAAATTGCTTTTGACTTGGGTCACCTTTCTCTGTTAACCTAAGTAACTTCCTGTCCATTTTGCTCTCTTAGCCAAAAAGAAAACCCTATTCAGTACCTACCCTGTCTCTAAGTAGCCAAAAAGAAAACCCTATTCAGTACCTACCCTGTCTCTAAGTACTCCGTGGCTTTCTCAACTTCCTTGCACAGCAGGACTTGGACTTACAAGACTCTCCCTGCTTGTCTCCTCCCAGTTCTCTTATTTCCCACTTCATGCAGCCCCAGAGTGTGACCTCACCACCCTACTTAGCAGGACCTCCCAGCTGCCCACCCCAGAGTCCACTTCTGATTTCTCCCTGACATTGCCCATGCATGTCATGTTCCCAACCCCCAGTCTCCCTTTTGTACGTTTGGGTAGCTGGTTCCTGCTGTTTGTCTGGAATGCTTCTACATCTTCAATGACTCAAGCCTTTCAACTCCACCGTAAGATTAGACAGTTCCCTTGAGTGGAACTTCCTATTAAAAATTCCTGCCTGGATAACCCCAGACACTGGAGCATGCTCAGAATTGATGTGGGCTGTCCGGCGCATCTGATCTGCTGCTGTGTTATTCTGTCCATGCACGATGTCCTCACCTCTTCTTACAACTTTATATCCACCTGAACTTACCATTCCCTTCTTCATCTATCAATGCACACTGCTGTGTCCTCAAGAACCAGGCAATCGTGCCTGTGTCTGCTGCATCACCTGGACTTGTTAAAGGCCTAAGCTACTGTCTGTCCTGTGCAGTAGCAACTTGAATTTAAATCAGTATTACATGCTGTTTAGATTTGTTTCATAGTGGCACCAGCCATATTTTCAAGTTCTCAGTGGCCAGGCATGGCTAGTGGCTAGGACATGAAGCCATAATTCCACGTGCTCTGGGTTTTGTCCACGGCCCTGAAATTGCGTATTAAATGGTGGCTCCCTGGGCTTTCCCTCTTGACCTATGCTAGAACTCAGCTCctgtgttatgttttgtttgtttttgtttttttgagacagggtttctctgtgtagccctggctgtcccgaaactcacttgtagaccaggctggccttgaactcagaaatcctcctgcctctgcctcccaagtgctgggattaaaggcgtgcaccaccactgccctgctctgtGTTATCTGTTAATCCCATGCTGTCGGAAAGGTCTGCTTCCTGTTGCCAGTCTCCAGTTAGCCAgttcctctccagccccctagccGACTCACAGAGCAGTTTCCCAAACGGGTCACGTGTCAGTGTCATCTTGGATTTTTTCTCAGTGCTTTACACATAGTTCCTTCTACAAGGAGCTGCCTTTCCTTCATTTTAAACCAACAGCTGCGAACAGTTTACTCTCAACACTTAAAGTAAGCTGACTTATTTGAATCCACTTATGATCGTACCTTTTATAGTGAACTGTGATTGCCTGTTTCTCCTTATTATGAGACTTCATCCTGAGGGTGTGACTattttgtgttgtgtgtggtttgtgtgtgagagagagggagaggagcagggtctcactatgttgatAGGGTTGATCTGGGACTCTGACTCTAGTTTTCACAGGAAACTGAAAGATGTTGAATCACTTGTCCAAGATCAGACTGTTGCTAAGTAGCAgagctaggatttgaacccaTAATCTACTTCTGACTGGTGTGTTATCAGAGTACACAGCTCTACAGAGTTCTAGGTCTGGATTGGGACCAAAGAATTGAAGGCTAGGGGAGGGACACTTAAGAGTTATCCTTAAGGTGATGGCCATAGTAAGGTAGATAAGctttttaagaaggaaaaattgTGTTGAGCTTTGAGTCAAGGATTAAGCTtaggtgtggtggcacctgcttttttttttttttttttttttttctttttttggtttttcaagacagggtttctctgtatagccctggctatcctggaactcactttgtagaccatgctggcttcgaactcagaaatccatccgcctgcctctgcttcccgagtgctgggattaaaggcgtgcgccaccaccgccgggcTGTGGAACCTGCTTTTAaatacagcacttgggaggtggaagtaggagattaggagttcaaggccaacctagagGGAAGCTGTAGATCTCTGGCCACAGGGATCCATTTTCACTTGCACACATAAcctacataatttaaaataatcttaaCAAAAAAGGGGGTATGTGGAGCACTCTCACTTAGAGTGGGGAGCAAACTCACGAGATTACAGGTCAGTTGCTAGGACTGTTTAATCTGTTGGGATAACTCCCACACTGACGACTTAGGTGACTGAGTCGCCAACGGTGTCATTCCTGAGCCCCAGATTATTGTCATTGGAAGGAACTGGAAGGTTTCTGAGCTGATCTGCCTGTGAAATGCTTAATTAGTGTTGGTGAGTAGACCTCTGTAGACCCCTAATGTGGTGGTGctgttgggattagaggtgtgaccCACCACCCCCGGCTAACACACAGATTTATCCTATCCTGCGTGCCTAGAGTGACCTCATGCAGTTGGCTATGTTGAAGACGGCCGTGTTGAGGGGTTAGTGAtgattctgtttgtttcttttggttttttctttttctttttttttttttttttttcggtttttcgagacagggtttctctttatagtcctggctgtcctggaactcactctgtagaccaggctggcctcaaactcagaaatcctcctgcctctgcctcccgagtgctgggattaaaggcatgcgccaccacgcccagcttttcttttggttttttcgagacagggtttctctgtatagccctggctgtcctggaactcactctgtagaccaggctggcctcgaactcagaaatcctcctgcctctgcctcccaagtgctgaattaaaggcgtgtgccaccaccaccctgcgaTTCTCTGTTCTTTGGCAATACTAAGAGGTGATACTGTGCTTGGCCACAGTCGGGCCTAATGGGCGCATACCTAATTCAAGAAGAACCAGTCGAATCTTCTCTCTGAAAGAGTGAGAAATTTAACACAGGCTGGAGGCCTTTGTGGCCTAGGAGTGACAGCTCAAGGCCCATGTGGTCACTCTTGAGTCCCACAAGCTGAGCCTGTAACACCTTATATATTACATTAACCAGGGTtagctcctctctcccttctctctttcccattcTCTCCATCCTATTCTGATctattttgaggtagtgtctattagcccagactggccttgaactcatgaccttcctgTCTCCgcttctccagtgctgagatttcTGGCATGTACCACCAGATTGGCCTCCAGAATTGGTTGTCTCTTGTTTTACTGTATTCTGCTGAAGTCGACTTAACAGGTAGCATTTTTACTCCTCGGGGAACAGGATTCCCTTCAGACAAAACATTCTGAGAGCTGGAGCTGCCCAACTTTC comes from the Mus musculus strain NOD/ShiLtJ chromosome 17 genomic scaffold, GRCm38.p6 alternate locus group NOD/ShiLtJ MMCHR17_CHO_IDD1 genome and includes:
- the Brd2 gene encoding bromodomain-containing protein 2; its protein translation is MLQNVTPHKLPGEGNAGLLGLGPEAAAPGKRIRKPSLLYEGFESPTMASVPALQLAPANPPPPEVSNPKKPGRVTNQLQYLHKVVMKALWKHQFAWPFRQPVDAVKLGLPDYHKIIKQPMDMGTIKRRLENNYYWAASECMQDFNTMFTNCYIYNKPTDDIVLMAQTLEKIFLQKVASMPQEEQELVVTIPKNSHKKGAKLAALQGSITSAHQVPAVSSVSHTALYTPPPEIPTTVLNIPHPSVISSPLLKSLHSAGPPLLAVSAAPPAQPLAKKKGVKRKADTTTPTPTAILAPGSPASPPGSLEPKAARLPPMRRESGRPIKPPRKDLPDSQQQHQSSKKGKLSEQLKHCNGILKELLSKKHAAYAWPFYKPVDASALGLHDYHDIIKHPMDLSTVKRKMENRDYRDAQEFAADVRLMFSNCYKYNPPDHDVVAMARKLQDVFEFRYAKMPDEPLEPGPLPVSTALPPGLTKSSSESSSEESSSESSSEEEEEEEEDEDEEESESSDSEEERAHRLAELQEQLRAVHEQLAALSQGPISKPKRKREKKEKKKKRKAEKHRGRIGIDEDDKGPRAPRPPQPKKSKKAGGGGSNATTLSHPGFGTSGGSSNKLPKKSQKTAPPVLPTGYDSEEEEESRPMSYDEKRQLSLDINKLPGEKLGRVVHIIQAREPSLRDSNPEEIEIDFETLKPSTLRELERYVLSCLRKKPRKPYTIRKPVGKTKEELALEKKRELEKRLQDVSGQLNSTKKPPKKASEKTESSAQQVAVSRLSASSSSSDSSSSSSSSSSSDTSDSDSG